Proteins encoded in a region of the Drosophila busckii strain San Diego stock center, stock number 13000-0081.31 chromosome 2L, ASM1175060v1, whole genome shotgun sequence genome:
- the LOC108602015 gene encoding tubulin glycylase 3A: MHGEPQQARPSSEPHASKATSSKEQLQQKCASATVGQRRAVPAVAPPTTPTPATPNTTLTVPSIELTPAPVEQESAPIVNLPTADSNNNNNNNGSEKDFKLTPLKPSQLSSLGTPCNYVARRTWITTDRMNELRKKAQEAAKQNKIFTIRGCFNSVRNALLARGWVEKLDVHRKVLPMGQMTYEDLTQRLPKRKAGETRRQYVLKCERNIMSRFLEHMPVDFLWTNRKEKCDYIDQAKNPGMTINKFHRAPFTSKEGLCSQLRDFHWFFEEGMAEMYFPRCYNVWSPEELGEFVDNFKLTACVAYLRAMLGKYHKQGSDAVFSPSGKIPYSSIDFAYKRLVDYIDSCQHNDIDFEDPPKIWEHDWDAFLYQHQQLVNEDGRIQHDGQRGLEHMIKTCLSLVDKMKIHWPQYSLDGYQNLWIVKPANKCRGRGILLMDNLKKILGVVNPSIASKSRYVVQKYIERPLIVFQTKFDIRQWFLITNTQPLVVWFYRESYLRFSSQEYSLSNHHESVHLTNYAIQKKYTNGKRDKRLPSENMWDCYSFQAYLRQIGKSNMWLERIYPGMRKAIVGTMLASQENMDRRPNTFELFGADFMICENFYPWLIEINSSPDLGATTSVTARMCPKCLEDVVKVVIDRRTDPKSDLGNFELAYRQVVPPTPAYMGLNLFVKGKQLLHKVNHGHGHYYFQQRKERSLATSSVFRQRSAIIPATTISRIHRAMPTFNATEYMEKYMVEPLSSSRSSISSLLQPPTPVNKTSAPSSPCPYLLKQAGRSITQLLSATHKRNTTGNAIAGESTTNAALPPKRQRSCGPRFGSTQVDSAEKKFKILIKNYAANGVNNLVEKPEPPSAPATAPALGERKWRSLRNITTTVSSSTTSNSCSRAKPQSTPLGSSVYCSRRFARTKSELEAQANIHAIGHTFGRKPNAPRLPMSISVQALHRGEPIVTAMKQASSELQLAQPQVLSPRNALVSKLTSSTQLTVPLPTC, translated from the exons ATGCACGGTGAGCCACAGCAGGCGCGTCCCAGCAGCGAACCACATGCCAGCAAAGCGACGTCCAGCaaggagcaactgcagcagaaATGCGCCAGTGCCACAGTGGGTCAACGGCGTGCGGTGCCAGCAGTGGCGCCGCCAACTACGCCCACACCAGCCACTCCCAATACAACACTGACGGTGCCCAGCATAGAGCTAACGCCAGCTCCAGTCGAGCAGGAGTCGGCGCCAATTGTCAACTTACCCACAGccgatagcaacaacaacaacaataacaatggcagCGAGAAGGACTTTAAACTGACGCCGTTGAAACCCTCACAGCTGAGCAGCCTGGGCACGCCCTGCAACTATGTGGCGCGACGCACTTGGATAACCACAGATCGCATGAACGAGCTGCGCAAGAAGGCGCAGGAGGCGGCCAAGCAGAACAAGATCTTTACCATACGCGGCTGTTTTAACTCGGTGCGCAATGCGCTGTTGGCCAGAGGTTGGGTGGAAAAACTTGACGTGCATCGCAAAGTGCTGCCCATGGGTCAGATGACCTATGAGGATCTGACGCAGCGTCTGCCCAAGCGCAAGGCGGGCGAAACTCGACGACAGTATGTTCTCAAGTGTGAGCGCAACATAATGTCGCGCTTCCTGGAGCACATGCCTGTGGATTTTCTGTGGACGAATCGCAAGGAAAAATGCGATTATATTGATCAGGCCAAGAATCCGGGTATGACCATTAACAAATTCCATCGCGCGCCGTTCACCTCGAAGGAAGGACTCTGCAGTCAGCTGCGTGACTTTCATTGGTTCTTCGAGGAGGGCATGGCCGAAATGTACTTTCCACGCTGCTACAACGTCTGGAGTCCCGAGGAGCTGGGCGAGTTTGTGGACAACTTCAAGCTCACCGCCTGCGTGGCCTATCTGCGCGCCATGCTCGGCAAGTATCACAAGCAGGGCAGCGATGCGGTCTTCTCTCCCAGCGGCAAGATACCCTACTCCTCCATAGACTTTGCTTACAAGCGCCTGGTGGACTACATCGACAGTTGCCAGCACAACGACATTGACTTTGAAGATCCGCCCAAGATTTGGGAGCACGACTGGGATGCGTTTCTctatcagcatcagcagctggtCAATGAGGATGGACGCATTCAGCACGATGGTCAGCGTGGCCTGGAGCATATGATCAAAACTTGTTTGTCGCTGGTGGACAAAATGAAGATTCATTGGCCACAGTACAGTCTGGATGGCTATCAGAATCTGTGGATTGTCAAGCCGGCCAACAAGTgtcgtgggcgtggcatactGCTCATGgataatttaaagaaaatctTAGGCGTTGTGAATCCATCGATAGCTTCCAAGAGCCGCTATGTGGTGCAGAAATATATTg AACGTCCACTAATTGTCTTCCAAACCAAGTTTGATATACGCCAATGGTTTCTGATAACCAATACGCAACCGTTGGTGGTTTGGTTCTACCGGGAGAGCTATCTGCGCTTCAGCTCCCAGGAGTACAGCCTGAGCAATCATCACGAGTCGGTGCACCTGACCAACTATGCCATACAGAAGAAGTATACGAACGGCAAGCGGGACAAGCGTCTGCCCAGCGAGAACATGTGGGACTGTTATTCCTTTCAGGCCTATCTGCGGCAGATTGGCAAATCCAATATGTGGCTGGAGCGCATTTATCCAGGCATGCGCAAGGCTATTGTGGGCACCATGCTGGCCTCGCAAGAGAATATGGATCGCAGACCCAATACGTTTGAGCTGTTTGGTGCGGACTTTATGATCTGCGAGAACTTCTATCCCTGGCTAATTGAGATCAACTCGAGTCCAGACCTTGGAGCCACGACCAGCGTAACGGCTCGCATGTGTCCCAAGTGCCTGGAGGATGTGGTCAAGG TGGTCATTGATCGGCGCACGGATCCCAAATCCGATTTGGGCAACTTTGAGCTGGCCTATCGCCAGGTAGTGCCACCCACGCCCGCCTACATGGGCCTCAACCTATTCGTGAagggcaagcagctgctgcacaagGTGAACCACGGCCATGGTCACTACTATTTCCAGCAGCGCAAGGAACGCAGCCTGGCCACCAGTAGCGTCTTTCGTCAGCGCTCCGCCATCATACCCGCAACTACCATATCGCGCATCCATCGTGCCATGCCCACCTTCAATGCCACTGAGTACATGGAGAAATATATGGTGGAGCCCCtaagcagcagtcgcagcagcatcagcagcctGCTGCAGCCACCGACGCCTGTGAACAAAACCTCAGCGCCCAGCTCCCCTTGTCCCTATCTACTCAAGCAGGCGGGGCGCTCCATCACCCAGCTGCTAAGCGCCACGCACAAACGCAACACCACGGGCAACGCCATCGCTGGCGAGTCCACCACAAATGCTGCCTTGCCACCCAAGCGTCAACGCAGCTGCGGCCCACGTTTTGGCAGCACTCAAGTGGATAGCGCCGAGAAGAAATTCAAAATACTCATCAAGAACTATGCCGCCAATGGCGTTAATAATCTTGTAGAGAAACCCGAACCGCCCAGCGCGCCAGCCACAGCGCCTGCCCTGGGCGAACGCAAGTGGCGCAGTCTGCGCAACATTACCACCACTGTatccagcagcaccaccagcaacagctgttCCCGCGCCAAGCCGCAGTCCACGCCTTTGGGCAGCAGCGTCTACTGCTCACGTCGCTTTGCGCGCACAAAGTCCGAGCTGGAAGCTCAGGCTAACATACATGCCATTGGTCACACCTTTGGACGCAAGCCAAATGCGCCACGCCTGCCCATGAGCATATCCGTCCAGGCGCTGCATCGTGGCGAGCCCATTGTGACCGCCATGAAGCAAGCCTCCAGCGAACTGCAGCTGGCCCAACCCCAAGTGCTGAGTCCACGCAATGCATTGGTCAGCAAGTTGACCAGCTCCACACAGCTGACTGTTCCACTGCCCACTTGCTGA
- the LOC108594229 gene encoding tubulin glycylase 3B, translating into MSQASSSAFNTNRNRYYNPMTRIQSLIQNLDAELITLCKQCSLPKDPGSSNGNLAAPGNIPTAPNSINSLLARARSSSISNTSRNMLAPDAHKRQLRNTYRTRVIDAYRNRRIFTVYGNYHTVRRALMRRGWLEKLPATRLAKLQTMSEDSLLEHARRGNDYEAVVISKMINNFPSFFIWQGKGQRDMFAEVKPFRNRVRRSQFLDFSTKVGLVGCAEQERWFREDGVCGMSYPRFYRLGANSTEERAAFIEDYHHTQARSLLRYLKEHRPGNMIDPENGVILNSTLDFAMNKVKNMIRHAEHYSLDDARIKMPTPTEMIENQSFMTQSAKVLQQNAKFRTSEKLMAEYSRLAAQYLDKIESLRPDYRWDGCRNLWILKPGYQSRGIGIVIRSTLDDILQWTSNNQNRKYIVQKYIERPLLIYRTKFDIRQYMLLTISDSQVTIWTYRDCYLRFSSQEFTMDDLRESIHLTNNSVQKRYKNKQNRDSRLPKSNMWSLEQFRMHLRHVGAPDGTWNKIYKGFKQNLVAVVLASLDETELVPNAFELYGCDFMLDEHYNPILIEINSTPDLSPSTDVTARICPMALKDCIRVVLDVPRNPSAQTGLFERAFQVNYNVSKEVDGTKPLELNGTQMKLFENLPKVKPNPRTRLLRKILNNVKATTSRRFGKQERTKETPAKNVKMLMANVKHRVKKARTSSNSPSSQASVTNAVKSVLSSTARENLALQYTAPK; encoded by the exons ATGAGCCAGGCATCTTCAAGTGCATTCAATACTAACCGCAATAGATATTATAATCCCATGACAAGAATACAGTCGCTCATACAGAATCTGGATGCGGAACTTATCACGCTTTGCAAGCAGTGCTCCTTACCCAAGGACcccggcagcagcaacggaaATCTAGCAGCGCCAGGAAATATCCCAACGGCGCCCAATAGCATCAACAGTCTGTTGGCACGAGCACGCTCGTCAAGCATTTCTAATACGTCGCGCAACATGCTGGCGCCGGATGCACACAAACGCCAGTTGAGGAACACCTATCGCACACGGGTAATAGATGCCTATCGCAATCGACGCATATTTACTGTCTACGGTAATTACCATACGGTACGGCGTGCGCTAATGCGCCGCGGCTGGCTGGAGAAGTTGCCGGCAACACGGCTGGCCAAGCTGCAGACCATGTCGGAGGATTCACTGCTGGAGCATGCGCGTCGCGGCAACGATTATGAAGCAGTTGTCATATCCAAAATGATAAACAACTTTCCCTCCTTCTTCATCTGGCAGGGTAAGGGTCAGCGTGACATGTTCGCCGAAGTCAAGCCCTTCCGCAATCGCGTGCGGCGCAGTCAGTTCCTGGACTTTTCCACCAAGGTGGGCTTGGTCGGCTGTGCGGAGCAGGAGCGCTGGTTCCGCGAAGACGGCGTCTGCGGGATGAGCTATCCACGCTTCTATCGCCTGGGCGCCAACAGCACGGAGGAGCGCGCCGCATTCATAGAGGACTATCATCATACTCAAGCACGCTCGCTGCTGCGCTATCTCAAGGAGCATCGCCCAGGCAATATGATAGATCCAGAAAACGGAGTCATACTCAACAGTACCTTGGACTTTGCCATGAACAAGGTGAAGAACATGATACGCCATGCTGAGCACTATTCGCTGGATGATGCACGCATCAAAATGCCCACGCCCACCGAAATGATTGAGAATCAATCGTTTATGACACAATCCGCCAAGGTTCTGCAACAGAATGCCAAGTTCCGCACAAGCGAAAAGTTGATGGCAGAGTATTCGCGTTTAGCAGCGCAGTATTTGGATAAGATTGAATCATTGCGTCCAGATTATCGCTGGGATGGCTGCCGCAATCTCTGGATTCTCAAGCCAGGATATCAGTCCCGCGGCATTGGTATTGTCATACGCAGCACCCTCGATGATATACTACAATGGACATCCAACAATCAGAACCGCAAGTACATTGTGCAGAAGTATATAG AGCGTCCACTATTAATCTATCGCACCAAGTTTGATATACGACAGTACATGTTGTTGACCATTAGCGATAGCCAGGTGACAATTTGGACTTATCGCGACTGCTATCTGCGCTTCAGCTCGCAGGAGTTCACCATGGATGATCTGCGCGAATCCATACACTTGACCAACAATTCGGTGCAGAAACGTTATAAGAATAAACAGAATCGCGACTCACGCTTGCCCAAGAGTAACATGTGGTCATTGGAGCAGTTTAGAATGCATCTGCGTCATGTTGGCGCACCAGATGGCACGTGGAATAAGATTTACAAGGGCTTTAAACAGAACCTGGTCGCAGTGGTGCTGGCCAGCTTGGATGAAACGGAACTGGTGCCAAATGCCTTTGAGCTTTATGGCTGCGATTTTATGCTTGATGAACACTACAATCCCATATTGATTGAGATTAATTCGACGCCCGATTTGTCGCCCTCAACGGATGTAACAGCGCGCATATGTCCAATGGCACTCAAGGATTGCATACGCGTTGTCTTGGATGTGCCCAGAAATCCATCGGCCCAAACGGGTCTCTTTGAGCGCGCCTTCCAGGTCAATTACAATGTAAGCAAAGAAGTGGATGGCACCAAGCCTTTGGAGCTTAATGGCACACAAATGAAGCTCTTTGAAAATCTGCCCAAGGTGAAACCAAATCCACGCACTCGTCTGTTGCGCAAGATTTTAAATAATGTCAAGGCGACAACAAGTCGTCGATTTGGCAAGCAGGAGCGGACAAAGGAGACGCCAGCGAAGAATGTTAAAATGCTCATGGCGAATGTGAAGCATAGAGTT AAAAAGGCTCGCACCAGCTCAAATTCGCCCTCGTCTCAAGCATCTGTAACGAATGCAGTGAAATCGGTGCTCAGCTCCACTGCGCGTGAGAACTTGGCGCTGCAGTATACAGCGCCCAAATAA